A region from the Coffea eugenioides isolate CCC68of chromosome 9, Ceug_1.0, whole genome shotgun sequence genome encodes:
- the LOC113782148 gene encoding premnaspirodiene oxygenase-like, which yields MHNLVGGLPHHILRDLAAKYGPLMHLRLGEVPVVVISSPDMAKEILVSRDPAFAARPHTLASKIIWYDHQDLIFAPYSDYWSQMRKICMMDFFSEKKVRSFTFIFQDEISQLTNSIRSSEGVAINLTDKIFAHVSSMICRAAFGRVYKDQETTIQNLKTAIAFAAGINVADFFPSLKLLHAITGLKHKLQKMHDYLDEVLENVIKQHKANHASGKMGNAESGDGDVIDVLLQQQESGKYQIPIKAENIKGVLLDIFAAGLDASSVIIEWAMSELMRHPGILTKAQEELRRVCKGKKTIDEDDVQNLKYLKMVVKETLRLHPAAAFIPRATAENCEVNGYIIPEKARVLINIWAIGRDPKNWDDPENFMPERFEQKSVDYLGTHCGYIPFGSGRRLCPGSTLGLATVELMLAHLLYHFDWKLPDEMNPKDLDMDEVFGIGSTLGLATVELMLAHLLYHFDWKLPDEMNPKDLDMDEVFGIGIARKNALCLVAKAYDPFQDQ from the exons ATGCACAACCTAGTTGGTGGCCTTCCACACCACATTCTTAGAGACTTGGCCGCAAAATATGGTCCGCTCATGCACCTTCGCCTCGGTGAAGTTCCTGTTGTGGTTATATCATCGCCCGACATGGCTAAAGAGATTCTAGTCTCTCGTGATCCTGCTTTTGCTGCAAGGCCCCATACTCTAGCCAGCAAAATCATCTGGTATGACCATCAAGATTTGATCTTTGCTCCTTACAGCGATTATTGGTCGCAAATGCGTAAGATTTGCATGATGGATTTTTTCAGTGAAAAGAAAGTGCGCTCCTTTACATTTATTTTCCAAGATGAAATTTCCCAACTTACAAACTCGATTCGGTCTTCTGAGGGAGTAGCAATAAATTTGACGGACAAGATTTTTGCCCACGTAAGTTCGATGATCTGTAGAGCAGCATTTGGTAGAGTGTACAAGGATCAGGAAACCACGATTCAGAATTTGAAGACAGCAATTGCTTTTGCAGCTGGAATCAACGTAGCTGATTTCTTTCCATCCCTGAAACTGTTACATGCCATTACGGGATTGAAGCACAAGTTGCAAAAGATGCACGATTACTTGGATGAAGTTCTCGAGAATGTTATCAAGCAACATAAGGCGAACCACGCAAGTGGGAAAATGGGTAACGCTGAGTCGGGAGATGGAGATGTTATTGATGTGCTACTACAACAACAGGAGAGTGGCAAATATCAGATTCCGATAAAAGCTGAAAACATAAAAGGTGTCCTTTTG GATATCTTCGCTGCTGGATTGGACGCATCATCTGTTATAATTGAATGGGCAATGTCAGAATTAATGAGGCATCCAGGGATTTTGACCAAGGCACAAGAGGAACTACGACGAGTTTGCAAGGGTAAGAAAACGATCGATGAGGATGACGTCCAgaacttgaaatacttgaagatGGTGGTAAAAGAAACTCTGAGGCTTCATCCAGCTGCTGCTTTTATCCCAAGAGCAACTGCAGAAAATTGTGAGGTAAATGGATATATCATACCGGAGAAAGCCCGCGTCTTAATCAATATCTGGGCAATAGGGAGAGATCCTAAAAACTGGGACGACCCAGAAAATTTCATGCCTGAGAGATTCGAGCAAAAATCAGTTGATTATCTTGGAACCCATTGTGGCTATATCCCGTTTGGGTCTGGAAGGAGACTATGCCCAGGAAGTACGTTAGGTTTAGCCACTGTGGAGCTCATGCTAGCACATTTACTTTACCACTTTGACTGGAAACTTCCTGATGAGATGAACCCCAAGGATTTGGACATGGATGAGGTTTTTGGAATAG GAAGTACGTTAGGTTTAGCCACTGTGGAGCTCATGCTAGCTCATTTACTTTACCACTTTGACTGGAAACTTCCTGATGAGATGAACCCCAAGGACTTGGACATGGATGAGGTTTTTGGAATAGGTATAGCCAGGAAAAATGCCCTGTGCCTGGTTGCGAAAGCATACGATCCTT